A single Ochrobactrum sp. BTU1 DNA region contains:
- a CDS encoding siderophore-interacting protein encodes MSKMSSALTSKLTSHSHIRLLKGEAYLPNIIDRLHSYQAQYHSHESRHEFTYEFGRIEIDAADSGYRVSLLAEEDIGLHRLKDLAAVAIKLYTKEEAPEIVWQGDRAGEQVLPQFRLMRVISTSLLTPHMLRVRLAGEDLKRFSLFGAMHIRLLLPTEEVPQPIWPIMGPNGLPFWPDEQRRPASRAYTIRALDIDAGWLEIDFYLHEIEGLACKWAKGAKIGDTVGLMGPVGRPLRRASRYLMGADATGLPAIGRMLEEFSSDVTGRVIIAVDSEKDVQPLQHPKGISVDWVIDADQKRAGETLTQILCEAEWPEGPDSFGWFAGEADQAKIVRQHWRQTLGKSREETLVAGYWHKDAVGFMAG; translated from the coding sequence GTGTCCAAGATGTCATCAGCACTGACCTCCAAGCTGACAAGCCATTCCCATATTCGCCTTCTGAAAGGCGAAGCCTATCTGCCGAACATCATTGATCGGCTCCACTCTTATCAGGCGCAATATCACAGTCACGAAAGCCGCCATGAGTTCACTTATGAATTCGGTCGGATCGAGATTGATGCTGCTGATAGTGGCTATCGCGTTTCCTTGCTTGCAGAAGAAGACATTGGTCTGCATCGCCTTAAAGATCTCGCAGCCGTTGCCATCAAACTCTACACCAAGGAAGAAGCGCCGGAGATCGTTTGGCAAGGCGATCGTGCTGGTGAACAGGTTTTGCCGCAGTTCCGGTTGATGCGGGTAATTTCTACAAGTCTGTTGACGCCGCATATGCTGCGCGTGCGGCTAGCTGGTGAGGACTTGAAACGTTTTTCCCTCTTTGGGGCGATGCATATTCGTCTGCTGCTTCCCACGGAAGAAGTGCCACAGCCTATCTGGCCCATCATGGGACCAAATGGCTTGCCATTTTGGCCGGATGAACAACGCAGACCCGCTTCGCGCGCTTATACAATTCGGGCTCTTGATATCGACGCTGGATGGCTTGAAATCGACTTCTATCTCCATGAAATAGAAGGCCTTGCCTGCAAATGGGCGAAAGGCGCGAAGATTGGCGATACCGTTGGTCTGATGGGACCAGTCGGACGTCCGTTGCGCCGTGCAAGCCGTTATCTTATGGGTGCAGATGCAACTGGCTTGCCTGCTATTGGTCGTATGCTTGAAGAGTTTTCCTCAGACGTAACAGGTCGCGTCATCATTGCCGTCGATAGCGAAAAAGACGTTCAGCCTCTGCAGCACCCAAAAGGTATTTCTGTCGACTGGGTTATCGATGCGGATCAAAAGCGTGCGGGCGAAACGCTGACGCAAATTTTGTGCGAAGCTGAGTGGCCCGAAGGACCAGACAGTTTTGGCTGGTTTGCGGGTGAGGCTGATCAGGCTAAGATTGTTCGCCAACATTGGCGTCAGACACTGGGTAAAAGCCGCGAGGAAACGCTTGTTGCCGGTTACTGGCACAAGGATGCGGTTGGGTTTATGGCTGGGTAG
- a CDS encoding DUF488 domain-containing protein, whose amino-acid sequence MPDIEIKHIYDEPQPNDGFRVLADRVWPRGMTKEKAAISLWAKDLAPSTELRKWFDHDIAKWPEFQEKYRDELKANQAEIQEALTKASGARLTLLFGAKDVEHNQAVVLRDFLMEQS is encoded by the coding sequence ATGCCCGATATCGAGATCAAACATATTTATGACGAACCGCAGCCGAATGATGGTTTTCGGGTTTTGGCCGATCGCGTTTGGCCACGCGGGATGACAAAAGAAAAAGCTGCAATTAGTCTTTGGGCCAAAGACTTGGCCCCTTCAACAGAGCTTCGAAAGTGGTTCGACCATGATATTGCCAAGTGGCCTGAGTTTCAGGAAAAATATCGCGACGAGCTGAAAGCCAATCAAGCGGAAATTCAAGAAGCCCTCACAAAAGCCTCTGGTGCACGCCTCACTTTGCTTTTTGGTGCTAAAGATGTCGAGCACAATCAGGCGGTCGTATTACGTGACTTTCTAATGGAGCAATCCTGA
- a CDS encoding ATP-binding cassette domain-containing protein, translating to MTSALFELENVSFAVPGRTLLQPLTMSIQAASLTALIGHNGSGKSTLLKILARQHPASGGMVRFAGKPLNEWGDREFARKLAYLPQQTASASGMLVKELVALGRYPWHGALGRFGTVDRQKVEEAIDLTGIAPFADRMVDTLSGGERQRVWLAMLVAQDAECLLLDEPTSALDIAHQIEVLSLVQKLSHEKKLSVFVVLHDVNMASRFCDAVFALHSGRLIAQSTPTGIMVPEQLEEIYGIPMDVMRHASTGHLIAAPR from the coding sequence ATGACTTCCGCATTGTTTGAACTTGAGAATGTCAGCTTCGCTGTACCAGGGCGCACTTTGCTGCAGCCCCTGACAATGTCGATCCAAGCGGCAAGCCTAACAGCGCTCATTGGTCATAACGGATCGGGCAAGTCCACCTTGCTGAAAATTCTGGCGCGACAGCATCCGGCATCAGGCGGGATGGTGCGCTTTGCAGGCAAGCCATTGAATGAGTGGGGCGACCGTGAGTTTGCTCGCAAGCTCGCCTATTTGCCTCAGCAAACAGCTTCGGCATCCGGCATGCTAGTAAAAGAGTTGGTAGCGCTTGGTCGATACCCATGGCATGGCGCTCTTGGTCGCTTCGGAACCGTTGACCGCCAAAAGGTTGAAGAAGCCATCGATCTCACAGGAATCGCGCCTTTCGCCGACCGTATGGTCGATACGCTTTCAGGGGGCGAACGGCAGCGCGTATGGCTTGCCATGCTGGTTGCACAAGATGCCGAATGCCTGTTGCTCGACGAACCAACATCAGCTTTGGATATCGCGCATCAGATCGAAGTGCTTTCACTTGTGCAGAAACTATCGCACGAGAAAAAACTAAGTGTGTTTGTTGTCCTTCACGACGTCAACATGGCTTCCCGTTTCTGTGACGCAGTGTTTGCGCTGCATAGCGGTCGTCTTATCGCGCAGTCGACGCCAACCGGTATTATGGTGCCAGAACAGCTCGAAGAGATTTACGGCATTCCGATGGATGTCATGCGGCATGCGTCGACAGGACATTTGATTGCCGCACCGCGATAA
- a CDS encoding sigma-54 dependent transcriptional regulator, giving the protein MMNIPVILVDDDKALRRATRQTLELAGYEVLDFGSASEALNAINSSFEGVIVTDVRMPQIDGLELFARIREIDADLPVILITGHGDIPMAVRAIQNGAYDFIAKPFATDRLVHSVLRAGEHRKLVLENRSLRHLADEAQNDMPLIGQTPAIENLRRTIRDIADTDVDVLIAGETGSGKEVVAQLLHDWGRRKKGNFVALNCGALPETVIESELFGHEAGAFTGAQKKRVGRIEHASGGTLFLDEIESMPAATQVKLLRVLEMREITPLGTNEVRPVNLRVVAAAKIDLGDPQQRGDFREDLYYRLNVVTLTIPPLRERREDIPLLFSHFLARAARRFNRDIPVLDAATHRHLMEHNWPGNVRELVHFAERFSLGVMTPVKTVPVLDDQATLPKRLERYEASLIRETLAEHNGDVQQTLESLGIPRKTFYDKMQRHGINRADYKSEA; this is encoded by the coding sequence ATGATGAATATTCCGGTCATACTCGTCGATGACGACAAAGCATTACGCCGAGCAACCAGACAAACATTGGAGCTTGCGGGTTATGAAGTGCTGGATTTTGGCAGCGCCAGCGAGGCGCTAAATGCAATCAACTCCTCATTCGAAGGTGTGATCGTTACAGATGTGCGTATGCCGCAGATCGACGGCTTGGAGCTTTTCGCCCGAATCCGCGAAATCGACGCCGATTTACCGGTCATCTTGATTACTGGTCATGGCGACATTCCAATGGCCGTCCGGGCCATTCAGAATGGTGCCTACGACTTTATCGCCAAGCCTTTTGCAACCGACAGACTGGTTCATAGTGTGTTGCGTGCGGGCGAGCACCGAAAACTTGTTCTGGAAAATCGCAGCCTACGCCATTTGGCGGATGAAGCACAGAACGACATGCCACTGATCGGCCAGACGCCAGCAATTGAAAATCTGCGCCGCACGATCCGAGATATCGCTGATACGGATGTCGATGTGCTCATTGCAGGAGAAACCGGCAGCGGCAAAGAAGTCGTCGCTCAGTTACTGCATGATTGGGGCCGCAGAAAAAAAGGAAACTTCGTTGCGCTTAATTGCGGTGCTCTACCTGAAACCGTCATTGAAAGCGAGCTGTTCGGTCATGAGGCAGGAGCTTTCACTGGAGCGCAGAAAAAGCGCGTCGGGCGCATCGAACACGCGAGTGGCGGTACTCTCTTTCTTGATGAAATCGAAAGTATGCCTGCGGCAACTCAGGTGAAACTTCTGCGTGTTCTGGAAATGCGTGAGATCACGCCTCTTGGTACGAATGAAGTCCGTCCGGTCAATCTTCGTGTTGTAGCGGCTGCAAAGATCGATCTCGGCGATCCTCAGCAACGGGGTGATTTTCGCGAAGACCTTTATTATCGGCTGAACGTGGTTACGCTGACGATTCCACCACTACGGGAAAGGCGTGAAGATATTCCCCTGCTCTTCTCACATTTTTTGGCGCGCGCAGCTCGACGTTTTAATCGGGACATTCCAGTTCTGGATGCCGCTACACATCGCCATCTGATGGAACACAACTGGCCTGGCAACGTTCGAGAACTCGTGCATTTTGCCGAGCGATTTTCTCTTGGTGTTATGACACCTGTGAAGACAGTTCCTGTTCTGGACGATCAAGCTACGCTGCCAAAACGGCTTGAGCGTTACGAAGCTTCACTGATCCGTGAAACCCTCGCAGAGCATAATGGCGATGTTCAGCAGACACTGGAATCTCTCGGTATTCCGCGCAAAACATTCTATGACAAAATGCAACGACACGGGATAAACCGTGCAGACTACAAGTCCGAAGCTTGA
- a CDS encoding AraC family transcriptional regulator yields the protein MDFHPHMTSRIEDVRLLDDLHYRVWNGAIADVWTVECGPGARGEYVSQAPRLFLVLESRGELAIRPEQNDRTIVQNTEQPRLCYIPAGMTIWSRVTRPGKLRHLDLHLDTTVLQQRLGGALSKSNLERPRLLFSNSKIQQIGSLLADECLSPEPLHDLYGEGLINALVSELFDVRRDVPSRSSKLSPWQLRRVTDFIEDNYHRIIRLQELASLAELSESYFCSAFKASTGISPHAWQMKRRIERAQGFLLQPRASLPHIAMITGFSDQAHFTRVFKKLTGTTPAAWLRLQA from the coding sequence TTGGACTTCCATCCGCATATGACAAGCCGCATTGAGGACGTCCGTTTGCTGGACGATCTTCATTATCGTGTCTGGAATGGCGCGATTGCAGATGTGTGGACGGTCGAATGTGGTCCTGGAGCGCGGGGTGAGTATGTCTCGCAGGCACCGCGGCTTTTTCTGGTGCTTGAAAGTCGTGGGGAACTTGCGATCCGGCCTGAGCAAAATGATCGCACAATCGTGCAAAACACCGAACAGCCACGACTTTGCTATATTCCGGCAGGAATGACGATCTGGAGCCGTGTCACGCGACCCGGAAAACTACGACATCTCGACCTGCATCTGGATACGACTGTCCTTCAACAACGACTTGGAGGTGCGCTAAGTAAAAGTAATTTGGAGCGTCCTCGTCTCCTCTTCTCAAACTCAAAGATTCAGCAGATCGGATCCTTGTTGGCGGATGAATGCCTTTCACCCGAACCGCTTCACGATCTTTATGGTGAAGGTCTTATCAACGCGCTTGTCAGCGAATTGTTCGATGTCCGCCGGGATGTTCCATCGCGAAGTAGCAAACTGTCACCATGGCAGTTGCGCCGCGTTACAGATTTCATCGAAGATAATTATCACCGGATCATCCGTCTTCAGGAGCTCGCATCGCTGGCTGAGCTTTCAGAATCTTATTTCTGCAGCGCATTCAAAGCTTCGACCGGAATCTCCCCTCATGCATGGCAAATGAAGCGACGTATTGAGCGTGCGCAGGGGTTTCTTTTGCAGCCCCGTGCATCATTGCCGCATATTGCCATGATTACCGGGTTTTCGGATCAGGCGCATTTTACGCGCGTATTCAAGAAGTTGACAGGGACTACGCCTGCAGCCTGGCTGCGTTTGCAGGCCTGA
- a CDS encoding GHKL domain-containing protein: MKEASVSTIEANPPPTNNRRTWWVFGAFCAVVFALAFWMVGDATRDRALLSLGEQTRIDANLNTALLRTVLEKQRALPLVLSKDKELADALAMPSAVAIDQLNRKLEALAEGTQAAVIYLVGLHGYAISASNWREPDSFVGNDYKFRPYFNDALKNTNAEYFALGNVSLRPGLYISRRVDGPNGPLGVVVVKLSFDQLESDWNETGRPTFVTDNRSIVLITTIPSWRFMTIGELRSQIVETIRNSLQFGDAPLKPLPLSLKPVAGDDMVLVDAILPGSARSTDFLAIRSHVPSTPWLMYSLAPIRQPVDAAIREARLIAFIILASIATLAGILLRRRQRVVARIADAQRRQIELEQRVAERTLDLIAARDRLESEINEHHKTEGMLQGVQQDLVHANRLAIMGQVAAGVAHEINQPVATIRAYADNARTFLDRKRLDDAAENLSEIAALTERIGTITGDLRAFARKGHRASERVPLAQVISGAIVLLRSRFSGSMDQLDIELPAPDLCVFGHSIRLEQVLINLFQNALEAVENKGDDGRIEVRTKALSKSVLLTVSDNGPGIPQHILDNLFTPFNTSKERGLGLGLVIAKEILTDYGSKISVKSSANGTLFRVEFKKA, translated from the coding sequence ATGAAAGAAGCGTCTGTTTCTACAATTGAAGCAAATCCGCCTCCCACCAATAACCGCCGGACATGGTGGGTATTTGGCGCATTTTGTGCAGTTGTTTTTGCACTCGCTTTCTGGATGGTGGGCGATGCTACGCGTGATCGCGCATTGCTTTCACTGGGTGAGCAGACCCGGATCGATGCAAATCTGAATACGGCCCTCCTGCGAACCGTTCTTGAGAAACAACGAGCGCTGCCTCTGGTTCTTTCCAAAGACAAAGAGCTTGCCGACGCGCTTGCAATGCCGAGTGCTGTGGCCATCGATCAGCTCAACCGAAAGCTAGAGGCGCTTGCTGAAGGCACACAAGCAGCGGTGATCTATCTTGTTGGTCTTCATGGCTATGCAATCTCCGCTAGTAACTGGCGCGAGCCTGACAGCTTTGTCGGTAATGATTATAAGTTCAGGCCTTATTTCAACGACGCTTTGAAGAACACGAATGCCGAATATTTTGCGCTTGGTAATGTCAGCTTGCGGCCTGGCCTTTATATTTCGCGTCGTGTGGATGGGCCAAATGGGCCACTTGGTGTTGTTGTGGTGAAACTGTCGTTCGATCAGCTGGAAAGCGATTGGAATGAAACTGGCCGCCCGACTTTCGTTACAGATAATCGAAGTATAGTGCTGATCACCACCATCCCCTCATGGCGGTTTATGACCATTGGTGAGCTTCGGTCTCAAATAGTTGAAACCATTCGCAACAGTCTACAGTTTGGTGACGCGCCTCTTAAACCTCTGCCGCTTTCGCTAAAGCCTGTGGCGGGAGACGATATGGTGCTAGTTGATGCTATTCTGCCGGGGTCGGCAAGGAGCACAGATTTTCTGGCAATCCGCTCGCACGTTCCAAGCACACCTTGGCTAATGTATAGCCTCGCGCCGATCAGGCAGCCTGTAGACGCGGCAATACGTGAGGCACGCCTTATCGCTTTCATTATTTTGGCGAGTATTGCTACTCTGGCCGGTATTCTGCTACGCCGCCGCCAGCGTGTTGTTGCACGTATTGCCGATGCGCAACGCCGACAAATTGAACTCGAACAACGTGTAGCGGAGCGAACGCTTGATCTCATTGCAGCGCGCGACCGACTGGAGTCCGAGATAAACGAGCACCATAAAACCGAAGGCATGTTGCAAGGCGTACAGCAGGATCTGGTACATGCAAACCGCTTGGCGATTATGGGACAAGTTGCGGCTGGCGTTGCACATGAAATCAACCAGCCCGTCGCGACAATCCGCGCTTATGCCGATAATGCACGGACGTTTCTTGATCGCAAGCGACTGGATGATGCGGCGGAAAACCTTTCGGAAATCGCCGCTCTTACCGAACGTATTGGTACGATCACCGGTGATCTTCGCGCCTTTGCACGTAAAGGACATCGTGCTTCAGAACGAGTGCCGCTAGCTCAGGTGATTTCAGGGGCAATTGTCCTTTTGCGCAGTCGCTTTTCAGGAAGTATGGATCAGCTAGATATCGAGCTTCCCGCGCCAGATCTTTGTGTTTTCGGTCATTCGATCAGACTTGAGCAGGTTCTCATAAATCTGTTTCAGAATGCGCTGGAAGCAGTTGAAAACAAAGGAGATGATGGACGCATAGAAGTCCGAACAAAAGCTCTTTCGAAGAGTGTTTTACTCACGGTTTCTGATAATGGTCCGGGCATTCCGCAGCATATTCTCGATAATCTATTCACGCCATTCAATACATCCAAGGAAAGAGGCCTTGGGCTTGGACTCGTGATCGCCAAGGAAATTCTAACCGATTATGGTAGCAAGATTTCAGTAAAAAGCAGTGCAAATGGCACTCTATTCCGTGTGGAATTTAAGAAAGCATGA
- a CDS encoding TonB-dependent siderophore receptor — MKLTLKVLLASGTALAVLPISLMPAAAQDANTSIRLDTVVVQTGDGKPSDGTAPVQGFVPQATTTGSKDSVAIEKIPQSVAVVGRDQMNATGAQKIDEALRYTAGVMGQPFGVDNDTNWIYIRGFEATQYGTYLDGLQNFSYGFGGFLIDDFGLERIEVLRGASSALYGGSNPGGIVNYISKRPDGERTRYLEAGINSYGNGYLGFDIGDKATDTVNYRINGKIQGGDNYTDYSKEFRGVISPSIQYKPDESTSLTILASYSHLDLTHDGGGFLPYYGTVVPTEFGKISRKTNLTEPGLDDYNREQVQIGYEFEHQFDNDWTVRQNVRYGYAHVKEHSLYAFGYDGFLAQPTPGNPYVSRINFKHDTTINTFQADNQLEGTVITGALTHNLLFGAEYRYFGIDQMQQSGDGTLINPFDPVYGATQPTMRDPYIDQDLSRNQFGIYAQDRMEFGDGWIVTLNGRYDYVTTNAKGLPHYKDHNDRFSGRAGIGYEFENGLTPYVSVSSFFNPVLDELYRIGDAPNIVITPAKPETGIQYEVGVKYRPELFDGLITASFFDLTKENVVTGPFGNKSQLGRVNSRGFEFEVQANINESWKLTGALTAYDLTVKDDDDTSLIGKRPYLLPEQQASVFVEFKVPEGVLEGVKLGGGIRYVGSSYADAQNTLKVPAVTLADLKLGYEKDNWGIDLNVTNLFDKDYVAGCQGVYVCGYGEGRKALLKVHTKW; from the coding sequence ATGAAGCTGACGCTTAAGGTGCTGCTTGCCAGCGGAACGGCTCTAGCCGTTTTGCCAATTTCGCTGATGCCTGCTGCGGCACAGGACGCCAACACTTCAATCCGTCTTGATACGGTGGTCGTACAGACTGGCGACGGTAAGCCTTCCGATGGAACTGCACCTGTTCAGGGCTTTGTTCCCCAAGCTACAACAACAGGCTCCAAAGATAGTGTTGCGATTGAAAAGATCCCGCAGTCTGTTGCAGTTGTTGGTCGTGACCAGATGAATGCGACAGGCGCACAGAAAATCGATGAAGCGCTGCGTTATACCGCTGGGGTCATGGGGCAGCCGTTTGGCGTCGATAACGATACAAACTGGATATATATTCGCGGCTTTGAAGCAACCCAGTACGGCACCTATCTCGATGGTTTGCAGAACTTCAGCTATGGCTTCGGTGGCTTCCTGATCGATGACTTCGGACTTGAGCGTATTGAAGTTCTACGGGGGGCTTCTTCGGCGCTTTATGGCGGCTCCAACCCCGGCGGTATCGTCAACTATATCAGCAAACGTCCTGATGGCGAGCGCACGCGTTATCTTGAGGCTGGCATTAACAGCTACGGCAATGGCTACCTTGGCTTCGATATCGGCGATAAGGCAACAGATACCGTTAATTACCGTATTAACGGCAAGATTCAGGGCGGCGACAACTACACGGATTATTCCAAGGAATTCCGGGGCGTCATTTCGCCGAGTATTCAATACAAGCCGGATGAATCGACCAGCCTTACTATTTTGGCGAGCTATAGCCATCTTGATCTGACACATGATGGCGGTGGCTTCCTACCCTATTATGGCACCGTTGTTCCAACTGAATTCGGTAAGATTTCGCGCAAGACCAATCTGACAGAGCCGGGCCTGGATGATTATAACCGCGAGCAGGTGCAAATCGGTTATGAGTTCGAACACCAGTTCGACAATGATTGGACTGTTCGCCAGAATGTTCGTTACGGCTATGCGCATGTGAAGGAACATAGCCTTTACGCATTCGGATATGATGGTTTCCTTGCGCAACCTACGCCTGGAAATCCATATGTGTCACGCATCAATTTCAAGCACGATACGACAATCAATACATTTCAGGCAGACAACCAGCTCGAAGGCACAGTTATAACTGGCGCCTTGACTCACAATCTTCTGTTTGGTGCTGAGTATCGTTATTTTGGTATCGACCAGATGCAGCAGTCTGGTGATGGCACGCTAATCAACCCATTTGATCCGGTATATGGCGCTACGCAGCCTACGATGCGCGATCCATATATCGATCAGGATCTGAGCCGGAACCAGTTTGGTATCTATGCGCAGGATCGTATGGAATTTGGCGACGGCTGGATCGTTACGCTGAATGGTCGTTATGATTATGTGACGACAAACGCGAAGGGCTTGCCGCACTACAAGGACCATAATGATCGCTTCTCAGGTCGCGCAGGTATTGGCTACGAGTTTGAAAATGGTCTCACGCCCTATGTGAGCGTCTCATCATTCTTCAACCCGGTGCTGGATGAGCTATATCGAATTGGCGATGCCCCGAACATCGTCATTACGCCAGCCAAACCTGAAACCGGTATTCAGTACGAAGTCGGCGTAAAATATCGCCCCGAACTTTTCGACGGTCTCATCACCGCATCATTCTTTGATCTCACCAAAGAAAATGTTGTGACCGGCCCATTCGGTAACAAGAGCCAGCTGGGACGCGTAAACTCCCGGGGCTTTGAGTTCGAGGTACAGGCCAATATCAATGAATCATGGAAGCTGACGGGAGCGTTGACGGCTTATGATCTGACAGTGAAAGACGACGACGACACATCGCTCATCGGCAAGCGCCCATATCTTCTGCCAGAACAGCAGGCCTCCGTATTCGTGGAATTTAAAGTTCCGGAAGGCGTACTTGAAGGCGTCAAGCTTGGAGGCGGTATTCGCTATGTCGGCTCTTCTTATGCCGATGCCCAGAACACGCTTAAGGTGCCTGCCGTGACTTTGGCCGACCTGAAGCTCGGCTATGAAAAGGACAATTGGGGCATTGATCTCAACGTCACAAATCTTTTCGACAAAGACTATGTAGCTGGCTGCCAGGGCGTTTATGTTTGTGGCTATGGCGAAGGCCGTAAGGCTTTGCTCAAAGTCCATACCAAGTGGTAA
- a CDS encoding ABC transporter ATP-binding protein/permease: MADLLKRFGTYYRPHRGLFMLDFSSAVAAGLLELAFPIAVTLFIDRLLPTGQLGIIALAAVGLLAIYVFNAILQVIVTYWGHMLGIKIETEMRRKAFDHLQKLSFGFFDNQKTGHLVARLTKDLEEIGEVAHHGPEDLFIAIMTLIGAFCLMMWVHVPLALITAVIVPLCAYVTLRYGGRMTATWHALYRRVGDFNARIEENVGGIRVVQAFTNEDHERKLFAESNENYQKTKLAAYKIMAASMSLSYLSMRFVQVVVMLAGAWFVVQGDLTAGGFVGFLLLVNVFFRPIDKINSVIETYPKGIAGFQRYIQFLDTRPDIADRPTAKSVARLKGDIEYRDVKFGYNSERPIFDGLNMSINAGETIAFVGSSGAGKTTICSLLPRFYEVTGGAILVDGIDIRDMTLKSLRSNIGIVSQDVFLFAGTIRENIAYGRLDATDEEVADAARRARLDAVIAAMPDGYDTVIGERGVKLSGGQKQRLAIARIFLRNPPILILDEATSALDTETERAIQQSLSELSVGRTTLVIAHRLATIVNADRIMVVEGGQIVEQGSHSELLSVKNGRYKRLHAVQAGSTSDGILSAAG, from the coding sequence ATGGCGGATTTGTTGAAGCGCTTCGGCACATATTACCGCCCGCATCGCGGGTTGTTCATGCTGGATTTTTCGAGCGCCGTGGCAGCTGGTCTTTTGGAACTGGCCTTTCCAATTGCCGTAACTCTGTTCATCGATAGGCTTCTGCCCACCGGCCAGCTCGGCATTATTGCTCTGGCTGCCGTTGGGCTGCTTGCGATTTATGTCTTTAATGCCATTCTGCAAGTCATTGTGACCTATTGGGGTCACATGCTCGGCATCAAAATCGAAACCGAGATGCGTCGCAAGGCATTCGACCACCTGCAGAAGCTTTCATTTGGGTTCTTCGACAATCAAAAAACCGGACACTTGGTTGCGAGACTGACAAAGGATCTCGAAGAAATTGGGGAGGTCGCCCATCACGGACCGGAAGATCTCTTTATCGCTATAATGACGCTCATCGGCGCGTTTTGCCTGATGATGTGGGTTCATGTTCCACTTGCACTTATAACAGCTGTGATCGTACCGCTTTGCGCTTATGTGACGCTCCGTTATGGCGGACGGATGACCGCAACGTGGCACGCTCTCTATCGTCGTGTTGGTGACTTCAATGCCCGTATCGAAGAGAATGTCGGTGGCATTCGTGTGGTTCAAGCCTTCACGAACGAAGACCATGAACGCAAGCTGTTTGCTGAAAGCAATGAAAACTATCAGAAGACTAAGCTCGCTGCCTATAAGATCATGGCTGCCTCAATGTCATTGTCTTATCTATCAATGCGCTTCGTTCAGGTTGTGGTCATGCTGGCGGGTGCATGGTTTGTTGTGCAAGGCGATCTAACGGCTGGCGGTTTTGTTGGTTTCCTTCTGCTGGTCAACGTGTTCTTTCGCCCGATCGACAAAATCAACTCGGTCATTGAAACCTATCCGAAAGGTATTGCGGGCTTTCAGCGATACATCCAGTTTCTCGATACCCGCCCGGATATTGCTGATCGTCCGACAGCAAAATCGGTTGCGCGCCTCAAAGGCGACATCGAATATCGCGATGTGAAGTTTGGCTATAATTCCGAACGCCCGATTTTTGATGGTCTGAACATGAGCATCAACGCAGGTGAAACCATTGCTTTTGTTGGCTCCTCTGGGGCAGGCAAGACGACGATATGTTCACTGCTGCCGCGATTTTATGAAGTGACAGGCGGTGCCATTCTCGTCGATGGCATTGACATTCGCGACATGACGCTGAAGTCGCTGCGCTCCAATATAGGCATTGTAAGCCAGGATGTTTTCCTGTTTGCAGGTACAATCCGCGAGAATATCGCCTATGGTCGCCTTGATGCGACGGATGAAGAAGTTGCCGATGCCGCTCGTCGCGCACGTCTCGACGCTGTAATTGCAGCTATGCCTGATGGCTACGATACGGTCATTGGCGAGCGCGGCGTCAAGCTCTCTGGAGGACAAAAGCAGCGTTTGGCAATTGCGCGTATTTTCCTGCGTAATCCACCAATCCTGATCCTTGATGAGGCAACTTCCGCGTTGGATACGGAAACTGAACGTGCAATTCAGCAATCGCTTTCAGAGCTTTCAGTGGGCCGTACAACGCTTGTGATCGCACACCGCCTGGCGACTATCGTCAATGCTGATCGTATCATGGTTGTCGAAGGCGGCCAGATCGTAGAGCAGGGCAGTCATTCGGAACTGTTGTCCGTTAAGAATGGTCGTTACAAGCGTCTTCATGCGGTACAGGCGGGTTCTACAAGCGATGGAATTCTTTCCGCGGCTGGATAA